One part of the Lapillicoccus jejuensis genome encodes these proteins:
- a CDS encoding purple acid phosphatase family protein: MTDDRALFDSTVRRRSVIAGALAGVAAGVGAVSTAVSAAADPAPHVQGAPSAPVDAGPVRTPRVDGLHLQFGADATSQVVVSWHTLAPVAFPRVLVGDQPHGYHRTVPAATRSYVDAQSGRRVFAHHAAVNGLRPSTDYLYVAVHDGAQAELGSVRTAPRGRSGGFTFTSFGDQGTPTLGKRYVPPTGVTIADPPYVNDNLGSPAAGDTTAGVERVQPLFHLFSGDLCYANLSQDRVRTWWDFWENNSRSARHRPWMPSPGNHENELGNGPIGYAAYQTYFELPEAGGQRAQDRGLWYSFTVGALRVIALANDDVCYQDGGNSYVRGYSRGRQKAWLEAELKAARAGRDVDWVVVCMHQVAVSTANQFNGADLGIRQEWLPLFDAYGVDLVVCGHEHHYERSHPVRGHEDDETLTPLPRATGTQVVDTTQGTVHMVIGGGGTSAPSNTLFFQPPACRVIVGVGEPDPVTHKRPPVYVQEDAGLRPGGRPVVGGAQRRPRLRVRGLRGRPGRARRRHDDDGDLLRRHRGRRGAVGLRDLHAHASAAGLRCPGRGEGRRRSPAPTGPPECGWLPHGTATLPVGPSPQEPSLTLAAGGGHGPSVAASGQWAIRAHRTHRGRPT; encoded by the coding sequence GTGACCGACGACCGCGCCCTGTTCGACTCCACCGTCCGCCGCCGCAGCGTCATCGCGGGCGCCCTCGCGGGCGTCGCCGCCGGGGTCGGCGCGGTCAGCACGGCGGTGAGCGCCGCCGCCGACCCGGCGCCGCACGTCCAGGGCGCCCCGTCCGCCCCGGTCGACGCCGGACCGGTCCGCACCCCGCGCGTGGACGGGCTGCACCTGCAGTTCGGGGCGGACGCGACCAGCCAGGTCGTCGTCTCGTGGCACACCCTGGCGCCCGTCGCCTTCCCCCGCGTCCTCGTCGGGGACCAGCCGCACGGCTACCACCGCACCGTGCCCGCCGCGACGCGCTCGTACGTCGACGCGCAGTCGGGCCGGCGGGTCTTCGCCCACCACGCCGCCGTCAACGGTTTGCGCCCGTCGACCGACTACCTGTACGTCGCCGTCCACGACGGCGCGCAGGCCGAGCTCGGCTCGGTGCGCACGGCGCCGCGCGGCCGCTCGGGCGGCTTCACGTTCACCTCGTTCGGCGACCAGGGCACGCCGACGCTGGGCAAGCGCTACGTGCCGCCGACGGGCGTGACGATCGCCGACCCGCCGTACGTCAACGACAACCTCGGCTCCCCCGCGGCCGGCGACACCACCGCCGGGGTGGAGCGGGTGCAGCCGCTCTTCCACCTCTTCAGCGGCGACCTCTGCTACGCCAACCTCTCGCAGGACCGCGTGCGCACGTGGTGGGACTTCTGGGAGAACAACTCCCGCAGCGCCCGGCACCGGCCGTGGATGCCGTCCCCTGGGAACCACGAGAACGAGCTCGGCAACGGGCCGATCGGCTACGCCGCCTACCAGACCTACTTCGAGCTGCCCGAGGCCGGTGGCCAGCGGGCCCAGGACCGCGGTCTCTGGTACTCGTTCACCGTCGGGGCGCTGCGGGTCATCGCGCTCGCCAACGACGACGTCTGCTACCAGGACGGTGGGAACTCGTACGTGCGCGGCTACTCCCGCGGCCGGCAGAAGGCGTGGCTCGAGGCCGAGCTGAAGGCGGCGCGCGCCGGTCGCGACGTCGACTGGGTCGTCGTGTGCATGCACCAGGTCGCGGTCTCGACGGCCAACCAGTTCAACGGCGCCGACCTCGGGATCCGGCAGGAGTGGCTGCCGCTCTTCGACGCGTACGGCGTCGACCTCGTCGTCTGCGGGCACGAGCACCACTACGAGCGCTCGCACCCGGTCCGCGGTCACGAGGACGACGAGACGCTCACCCCGTTGCCGCGGGCCACCGGCACGCAGGTCGTCGATACGACGCAGGGCACGGTGCACATGGTCATCGGCGGCGGGGGCACCTCGGCGCCGTCGAACACGCTCTTCTTCCAGCCGCCGGCCTGCCGGGTCATCGTCGGCGTCGGCGAGCCGGACCCGGTCACGCACAAGCGGCCGCCGGTCTACGTCCAGGAGGACGCCGGTCTACGTCCAGGAGGACGCCCCGTGGTCGGCGGTGCGCAACGCCGCCCACGCCTACGGGTTCGCGGCCTTCGAGGTCGACCCGGGCGAGCGCGGCGGCGCCACGACGATGACGGTGACCTACTACGACGTCACCGGGGTCGGCGGGGCGCTGTCGGCCTTCGAGACCTTCACGCTCACGCGTCCGCGGCCGGACTGAGGTGCCCGGGCAGGGGTGAGGGCCGGCGGCGCTCCCCAGCTCCCACCGGCCCTCCAGAGTGCGGATGGCTCCCCCACGGAACCGCGACACTCCCCGTCGGCCCCTCTCCCCAGGAGCCGTCGCTCACGCTAGCGGCAGGAGGCGGTCACGGGCCGTCCGTGGCCGCAAGCGGCCAATGGGCGATCCGGGCACACCGGACGCACCGGGGCAGGCCGACCTGA
- a CDS encoding YihY/virulence factor BrkB family protein: MTTLRTRLRGRLERVPGATTFARLVLETVRACLKYRVTGLASEAAFFMLLSAPPLVLALFGGVGYVGRWLGPDTVAQVVATIQTYAARFLTEQALADVLVPTVQDVLGQGRYDLVSIGFVLALWSGSRALNVFLDTIAIMYGQSGIRGIVGTRALSFSLYALGLLFGVVVLPLMLIGPSLLASWLPERLHLLGLLYWPVVVLAVVAALTTLFHVATPRRAPWWRDVPGAVLALVIWALASFVVRASVDASLGGTSIYGPLSAPIVVLIWLYALAIAVLIGAGLNAATRVVWPLETRQSTRARLVSRVRAALTGRSRPARGVEADPVAQEDRDEQRQFVDPRWVDDERAHDEPAHPERAAS, encoded by the coding sequence ATGACGACGCTGCGGACCCGCCTGCGCGGGCGACTCGAACGGGTGCCCGGCGCCACGACCTTCGCGCGCCTGGTCCTCGAGACCGTGCGCGCCTGCCTGAAGTACCGGGTGACCGGGCTGGCATCCGAGGCCGCCTTCTTCATGCTGTTGTCGGCGCCGCCGCTCGTCCTCGCCCTCTTCGGCGGGGTCGGGTACGTCGGCCGGTGGCTCGGCCCCGACACCGTCGCCCAGGTGGTGGCGACGATCCAGACGTACGCCGCCCGGTTCCTCACCGAGCAGGCCCTCGCCGACGTCCTCGTCCCCACGGTGCAGGACGTCCTCGGGCAGGGCCGCTACGACCTCGTCTCGATCGGCTTCGTCCTCGCCCTGTGGTCGGGCTCCCGCGCCCTCAACGTCTTCCTGGACACCATCGCGATCATGTACGGGCAGAGCGGGATCCGGGGGATCGTCGGCACCCGAGCCCTGTCGTTCTCGCTCTACGCGCTGGGGCTGCTCTTCGGCGTCGTCGTGCTGCCGCTCATGCTCATCGGCCCGTCGCTGCTGGCGTCCTGGCTGCCCGAGCGGCTGCACCTGCTGGGGCTGCTCTACTGGCCGGTCGTCGTCCTCGCGGTCGTCGCCGCGCTGACGACCCTGTTCCACGTCGCGACCCCGAGGCGGGCGCCGTGGTGGCGCGACGTGCCCGGCGCCGTCCTCGCCCTCGTCATCTGGGCGCTGGCCTCGTTCGTCGTCCGGGCGTCGGTCGACGCCTCGCTGGGGGGCACGTCGATCTACGGGCCCCTCTCAGCGCCGATCGTCGTCCTCATCTGGCTCTACGCCCTCGCGATCGCCGTCCTCATCGGGGCCGGGCTCAACGCCGCGACCCGGGTGGTCTGGCCGCTCGAGACCCGCCAGAGCACCCGCGCACGCCTGGTGTCGCGGGTGCGCGCCGCCCTGACCGGTCGCAGCCGGCCGGCCCGCGGCGTCGAGGCCGACCCGGTCGCCCAGGAGGACCGCGACGAGCAGCGCCAGTTCGTCGACCCGCGCTGGGTCGACGACGAGCGGGCGCACGACGAGCCGGCGCACCCCGAGCGCGCCGCCAGCTGA
- a CDS encoding acyl-CoA dehydrogenase family protein, which translates to MPTHEVTNQVPPLRGYDVVGSDPVLVEALARWGSTADAADLHALGHLAGTERAQRWGEQADRNPPRLVTHDPRGVRVDEVDFHPAWHELLTVAVGHGLTAEPWTRPAGSGAHLRRAVGFVAWSQVEAGHGCPVSMTYAAAPALARDPEQAARWSPLLASRTYDPGLRRAADKAGALAGMGMTEKQGGSDVRANTTRAVRAPGGPLPGATYRLTGHKWFTSAPMDDVFLVLAAVEPGSPSCFVVPRVLDDGTRNVFALQRLKDKLGNRSNASSEVELDGTWGALLGEEGRGVRAIIDMVGATRLDCVLGSAATMRQALVRAVHHARHRHAFGRSLVEQPAMTNVLADLALESEAATLLGLRLAHAVDEGETAFARLAVAVGKYWVCKRTPPMVAEALECLGGNGYVEENGVARLYREAPLNSVWEGSGTVNALDVVRALSREPASLEAVAKELTLSRGLDARFDAAVDDVLARAEATAAADPLAAQFGARRLVEDLALVLQAALVLRHSPAAVAEAFVASRLAPERGGRCFGTLAVDLAGRSREVVDRAFVG; encoded by the coding sequence ATGCCGACGCACGAGGTGACCAACCAGGTGCCGCCCCTGCGCGGGTACGACGTCGTCGGGTCCGACCCGGTGCTCGTCGAGGCGCTCGCGCGCTGGGGCTCCACGGCGGACGCCGCCGACCTGCACGCGCTGGGTCACCTGGCCGGGACCGAGCGGGCGCAGCGCTGGGGCGAGCAGGCCGACCGGAACCCGCCGCGGCTGGTCACGCACGACCCCCGAGGGGTCCGCGTCGACGAGGTCGACTTCCACCCGGCCTGGCACGAGCTGCTCACCGTCGCCGTCGGTCACGGGCTGACCGCCGAGCCGTGGACGCGTCCCGCGGGCTCGGGCGCGCACCTGCGGCGCGCCGTCGGCTTCGTCGCCTGGAGCCAGGTCGAGGCCGGGCACGGCTGCCCGGTCTCGATGACGTACGCCGCCGCACCCGCCCTCGCCCGCGACCCCGAGCAGGCCGCCCGCTGGTCGCCGCTGCTCGCCTCGCGCACCTACGACCCGGGGCTGCGACGCGCCGCCGACAAGGCGGGCGCGCTCGCCGGGATGGGGATGACCGAGAAGCAGGGCGGCTCCGACGTGCGCGCGAACACGACCCGCGCGGTGCGGGCGCCCGGGGGGCCGCTGCCGGGGGCGACGTACCGGCTCACCGGGCACAAGTGGTTCACCTCGGCGCCGATGGACGACGTCTTCCTCGTCCTCGCCGCCGTCGAGCCCGGCTCCCCCTCGTGCTTCGTCGTGCCGCGCGTCCTCGACGACGGCACCCGCAACGTCTTCGCCCTGCAGCGCCTCAAGGACAAGCTCGGCAACCGCAGCAACGCCTCGTCCGAGGTCGAGCTCGACGGCACCTGGGGCGCGCTCCTCGGCGAGGAGGGCCGCGGCGTCCGGGCCATCATCGACATGGTCGGGGCGACCCGGCTGGACTGCGTCCTCGGCTCGGCCGCGACGATGCGCCAGGCCCTGGTCCGCGCGGTCCACCACGCGCGCCACCGGCACGCCTTCGGCCGGTCGCTGGTCGAGCAGCCGGCGATGACCAACGTCCTGGCCGACCTCGCCCTCGAGTCCGAGGCCGCCACCCTCCTCGGCCTGCGGCTCGCGCACGCCGTCGACGAGGGCGAGACCGCGTTCGCCCGGCTGGCCGTCGCCGTCGGCAAGTACTGGGTCTGCAAGCGGACGCCACCGATGGTCGCCGAGGCCCTGGAGTGCCTGGGCGGCAACGGGTACGTCGAGGAGAACGGCGTCGCCCGCCTCTACCGCGAGGCGCCGCTCAACTCGGTCTGGGAGGGCTCGGGCACCGTCAACGCCCTCGACGTCGTCCGCGCCCTGTCGCGGGAACCGGCATCCCTGGAAGCCGTTGCCAAGGAGCTGACCCTCTCGCGGGGGCTGGACGCCCGCTTCGACGCCGCGGTGGACGACGTCCTGGCGCGCGCCGAGGCGACCGCGGCGGCCGACCCGCTCGCGGCCCAGTTCGGCGCCCGCCGGCTCGTCGAGGACCTGGCGCTCGTGCTGCAGGCCGCCCTGGTCCTGCGCCACTCCCCCGCCGCCGTGGCCGAGGCGTTCGTCGCGTCGCGCCTGGCCCCGGAGCGGGGCGGCCGGTGCTTCGGCACGCTCGCCGTCGACCTCGCCGGTCGCTCGCGCGAGGTCGTCGACCGCGCCTTCGTCGGCTAG
- a CDS encoding polyphosphate kinase 2 family protein: MSKKTKVADVHSLADELRVGKGFRLADVDPGSTPGFDGGKKAGAALLWERLDELGDWQEKLHAESTAGSERRLLLVVQGMDTAGKGGIMRHVVGAMDPEGVRATAFKKPTDEERRHEFLWRIRNALPGPGRVGVFDRSHYEDVLAVRVHDLVEPAEWRGRYAIINAFERDLVRDGTTVVKVMLHLSRDEQKARLTKRLDRPDKYYKYNPGDVDERGYWDDYMEAYQVALTRCSTTAAPWYVVPADHKWYARLAVQTLLLDAFERLDPQWPPASYDVAAEQRRLAES; this comes from the coding sequence ATGTCGAAGAAGACGAAGGTCGCCGACGTCCACTCCCTGGCCGACGAGCTGCGGGTGGGGAAGGGCTTCCGGCTGGCCGACGTCGACCCGGGCTCGACGCCGGGCTTCGACGGCGGCAAGAAGGCGGGGGCGGCCCTGCTCTGGGAGCGTCTCGACGAGCTCGGCGACTGGCAGGAGAAGCTGCACGCCGAGTCGACCGCCGGCAGCGAGAGACGGCTGCTCCTGGTCGTGCAAGGCATGGACACCGCCGGCAAGGGCGGCATCATGCGCCACGTCGTCGGGGCGATGGACCCCGAGGGGGTGCGCGCGACGGCGTTCAAGAAGCCGACCGACGAGGAGCGCCGGCACGAGTTCCTCTGGCGCATCCGCAACGCGCTGCCCGGTCCGGGCCGGGTCGGCGTCTTCGACCGCAGCCACTACGAGGACGTCCTCGCGGTGCGCGTCCACGACCTCGTCGAGCCGGCCGAGTGGCGCGGCCGCTACGCGATCATCAACGCCTTCGAGCGCGACCTCGTGCGCGACGGCACGACCGTCGTCAAGGTCATGCTGCACCTGTCCCGCGACGAGCAGAAGGCGCGGCTGACCAAGCGCCTCGACCGCCCCGACAAGTACTACAAGTACAACCCGGGCGACGTCGACGAGCGCGGCTACTGGGACGACTACATGGAGGCCTACCAGGTCGCGCTCACCCGCTGCTCGACCACCGCCGCGCCCTGGTACGTCGTCCCGGCCGACCACAAGTGGTATGCGCGGCTCGCCGTCCAGACCCTGCTGCTCGACGCGTTCGAGCGGCTGGACCCGCAGTGGCCGCCGGCCTCCTACGACGTCGCGGCCGAGCAGCGCCGGCTCGCGGAGAGCTGA
- a CDS encoding dihydrofolate reductase family protein, whose protein sequence is MRLLLADPPASSPVPVGGELDDLALARLYTTPPDGAPWLRVNFAASVDGSITGADGRSGTVNTEVDHVVFELLRALSDAVVVGAGTVRGEGYGALSVAEHLAPVRAGAGIDPDLPLVVVSGQGVVPDTVRDADPGRVLMATTSSAPSLDEAREVLGEEHVLVCGRTHVGHERLVAQLHERGLRRLLSEGGPHLLSSMVQAGVVDEICLSVTPVVVGGDGPRITQGPALTGDYLPRVLVEGEGTVMGRWLRSDHR, encoded by the coding sequence GTGCGACTGCTCCTGGCCGACCCGCCCGCCTCGTCCCCCGTCCCCGTCGGCGGCGAGCTCGACGACCTCGCCCTCGCGCGGCTCTACACGACGCCTCCGGACGGTGCGCCGTGGCTGCGGGTCAACTTCGCCGCGAGCGTCGACGGCTCGATCACCGGCGCCGACGGCCGCTCGGGGACCGTCAACACCGAGGTCGACCACGTCGTCTTCGAGCTGCTGCGCGCGCTCAGCGACGCGGTCGTCGTCGGTGCCGGGACCGTCCGCGGGGAGGGGTACGGCGCCCTGTCCGTCGCCGAGCACCTCGCCCCCGTCCGCGCCGGGGCCGGCATCGACCCGGACCTGCCGCTCGTCGTCGTCTCGGGCCAGGGCGTCGTCCCCGACACCGTGCGCGACGCCGACCCGGGCCGCGTGCTCATGGCCACGACGTCGTCCGCCCCGAGCCTCGACGAGGCCCGCGAGGTCCTCGGCGAGGAGCACGTCCTCGTCTGCGGGCGCACCCACGTCGGGCACGAACGGCTCGTCGCCCAGCTCCACGAGCGCGGACTGCGCCGGCTGCTCAGCGAGGGCGGCCCGCACCTGCTCTCCTCGATGGTGCAGGCCGGGGTCGTCGACGAGATCTGCCTGTCGGTGACGCCGGTCGTCGTCGGCGGCGACGGGCCGCGGATCACCCAGGGACCCGCGCTGACCGGTGACTACCTGCCCCGGGTCCTCGTCGAGGGCGAGGGCACGGTCATGGGGCGCTGGCTGCGGTCCGACCACCGCTGA
- a CDS encoding alpha/beta hydrolase family protein: MSSSPPARSAVRAVAAGGAAGAGVLALGGLATSAYFARAVLTPDPRRPDDVRVLAVGADTVTLAVGPETVVPGRYGLWSGEEAHARIGDVLERDDRAVVRRLVAVDRGPLEPGGARWDQYWYWDSPRVSLGIPHRDVAVDGELGPLPSWLVEPDPAGPPGPGTGRWAVLVHGRGARREECLRAVPVLRRLGYTCLVISYRNDVGAPPAPDGRYNLGLSEWRDLDAAMAFALRHGAAGLVLGGWSMGGAIVLQTLDRSPLSDRVDAVLLDSPVVDWGDVLAHHARLHHIPAPLRMVGTGLMGRRAGRRLVGVHDPVDVALTDWVARSDELHHRVLLQASVDDEFVPVGPALALARARPDLVTLERWDTARHCKEWNLDPRRWERAVEEFLGAGAVVSGGRTAASAP, encoded by the coding sequence ATGTCGAGCTCACCCCCGGCCCGCAGCGCCGTGCGCGCCGTGGCCGCGGGCGGCGCGGCCGGCGCCGGGGTGCTCGCGCTGGGCGGCCTCGCGACGTCGGCGTACTTCGCCCGGGCCGTCCTCACCCCCGACCCGCGCCGGCCCGACGACGTCCGCGTCCTCGCCGTCGGCGCGGACACGGTGACCCTGGCCGTGGGGCCGGAGACCGTCGTCCCCGGCCGCTACGGCCTGTGGTCCGGCGAGGAGGCGCACGCGCGCATCGGGGACGTCCTCGAGCGGGACGACCGCGCCGTCGTCCGCCGGCTCGTCGCCGTCGACCGCGGCCCGCTCGAGCCGGGCGGCGCGCGGTGGGACCAGTACTGGTACTGGGACTCGCCCCGCGTCAGCCTCGGGATCCCGCACCGCGACGTCGCCGTCGACGGCGAGCTCGGACCGCTGCCGTCCTGGCTGGTCGAGCCGGACCCGGCCGGTCCGCCCGGGCCCGGCACCGGGCGGTGGGCGGTCCTCGTGCACGGCCGCGGCGCCCGCCGTGAGGAGTGCCTGCGCGCCGTGCCGGTGCTCCGGCGGCTCGGCTACACGTGCCTGGTCATCAGCTACCGCAACGACGTCGGCGCCCCGCCGGCCCCGGACGGGCGCTACAACCTCGGCCTGAGCGAGTGGCGCGACCTCGATGCGGCGATGGCCTTCGCGCTGCGGCACGGCGCCGCCGGGCTCGTCCTCGGCGGGTGGTCGATGGGCGGCGCCATCGTCCTGCAGACCCTCGACCGCTCGCCGCTGTCGGACCGCGTCGACGCCGTGCTGCTCGACTCGCCCGTCGTCGACTGGGGCGACGTGCTCGCCCACCACGCGCGGCTGCACCACATCCCCGCTCCGCTGCGGATGGTCGGGACGGGGCTCATGGGGCGCCGGGCGGGCCGGCGTCTCGTCGGCGTGCACGACCCGGTCGACGTCGCCCTCACCGACTGGGTCGCCCGGTCCGACGAGCTGCACCACCGCGTCCTGCTCCAGGCCTCCGTCGACGACGAGTTCGTCCCCGTGGGGCCGGCGCTCGCGCTCGCACGGGCCCGGCCCGACCTGGTCACCCTCGAGCGGTGGGACACCGCGCGGCACTGCAAGGAGTGGAACCTCGACCCGCGGCGCTGGGAGCGCGCGGTCGAGGAGTTCCTCGGCGCCGGAGCAGTCGTCAGCGGTGGTCGGACCGCAGCCAGCGCCCCATGA
- a CDS encoding ATP-dependent DNA ligase has product MRQPLDLPVQPMLAKAVDTVPAADSVRGGLAYEPKWDGFRCLVLRDGDEVELASRGSKPLTRYFPEVVDAVRRLLPQRCVVDAEVVVRSGEPGAERLQWEQLSQRIHPAQSRITRLSRETPAELVCFDLLALGDEALLDRPFRERRARLEEALAHLGAADPVHLTRITTDADVARDWFERFEGAGLDGVVAKPLEQPYAPNKRTMLKIKHHRTADAVVYGYRVHKSGQGVGSLLLGLYDDAPDEGGSLFGVGGIAAFTAKRRLELVDELAPLVVRDDEGRPEAAETDRSRFSGSKDVSYVPLRPERVVEVAFDQLEGRRFRHAVTFLRWRPDRDAPSCRIEQVDRAPAYDLGEVLGG; this is encoded by the coding sequence GTGCGCCAGCCCCTCGACCTCCCGGTCCAGCCCATGCTCGCCAAGGCCGTCGACACGGTCCCCGCCGCCGACAGCGTCCGCGGGGGCCTGGCCTACGAGCCGAAGTGGGACGGCTTCCGCTGCCTGGTCCTGCGCGACGGCGACGAGGTCGAGCTGGCCAGCCGCGGCAGCAAGCCCTTGACCCGCTACTTCCCGGAGGTGGTGGACGCCGTACGGCGCCTGCTGCCCCAGCGCTGCGTCGTCGACGCGGAGGTCGTCGTGCGCAGCGGCGAGCCCGGCGCCGAGCGGCTGCAGTGGGAGCAGCTGTCGCAGCGGATCCACCCCGCGCAGTCGCGCATCACGCGGCTGTCGCGGGAGACGCCCGCCGAGCTGGTCTGCTTCGACCTGCTCGCGCTGGGCGACGAGGCGCTGCTCGACCGGCCGTTCCGCGAGCGCCGCGCCCGGCTCGAGGAGGCGCTGGCGCACCTCGGCGCGGCCGACCCCGTGCACCTGACCCGGATCACCACCGACGCCGACGTCGCCCGCGACTGGTTCGAGCGGTTCGAGGGCGCCGGGCTCGACGGCGTCGTCGCCAAGCCGCTCGAGCAGCCCTACGCGCCGAACAAGCGCACGATGCTCAAGATCAAGCACCACCGCACCGCCGACGCCGTCGTCTACGGGTACCGGGTCCACAAGAGCGGCCAGGGCGTCGGCTCGCTCCTGCTCGGCCTGTACGACGACGCGCCCGACGAGGGTGGCTCGCTGTTCGGCGTCGGCGGCATCGCCGCCTTCACGGCGAAGCGCCGCCTCGAGCTCGTCGACGAGCTGGCGCCCCTCGTCGTGCGCGACGACGAGGGGCGACCCGAGGCCGCCGAGACCGACCGTTCGCGGTTCTCGGGCAGCAAGGACGTGTCGTACGTGCCGCTGCGCCCCGAGCGGGTCGTCGAGGTCGCCTTCGACCAGCTCGAGGGCCGACGCTTCCGGCACGCGGTGACGTTCCTGCGCTGGCGTCCCGACCGCGACGCGCCGTCGTGCCGGATCGAGCAGGTCGACCGCGCGCCGGCGTACGACCTCGGTGAGGTGCTCGGCGGCTGA
- the tpx gene encoding thiol peroxidase, translated as MATTALGGTPAHLVGELPAVGDAAPDFHLVGSDFSAVTREPGVRHVLNIFPSVDTGVCAASVREFNARAADLDNTRVVCVSADLPFAQARFCGAEGIDKVVTASGFRSSFGDDYGVRLVDGGFEGLYARAVVVLDEDGRVVHTQLVPEIGQEPDYDAAVAALG; from the coding sequence ATGGCCACCACTGCCCTCGGCGGGACCCCCGCCCACCTCGTCGGCGAGCTGCCCGCCGTCGGCGACGCTGCCCCCGACTTCCACCTCGTCGGCTCGGACTTCTCCGCCGTCACCCGCGAGCCGGGCGTGCGCCACGTGCTCAACATCTTCCCCAGCGTCGACACCGGGGTGTGCGCCGCGAGCGTGCGCGAGTTCAACGCCCGTGCGGCCGACCTGGACAACACCCGCGTCGTCTGCGTCTCGGCCGACCTGCCGTTCGCGCAGGCCCGGTTCTGCGGCGCCGAGGGCATCGACAAGGTGGTCACGGCGTCCGGCTTCCGCTCGAGCTTCGGCGACGACTACGGGGTGCGCCTCGTGGACGGCGGGTTCGAGGGCCTCTACGCCCGCGCCGTCGTCGTGCTCGACGAGGACGGCCGCGTCGTGCACACGCAGCTGGTCCCCGAGATCGGCCAGGAGCCCGACTACGACGCGGCGGTCGCCGCGCTGGGCTGA